In Heterodontus francisci isolate sHetFra1 chromosome 48, sHetFra1.hap1, whole genome shotgun sequence, a single window of DNA contains:
- the LOC137357316 gene encoding probable G-protein coupled receptor 139: MSLPFLIRLKILWTLYDIEKIYYPLLAVIGVPVNLVTIVILSRGKCGLSKCVTSYLVAMATADLLVVIVDLILRQIPIAYREEFAFMLYIRVCNIHAVLLYATTDCSVWFTVTFSFDRFVTICCQKLKTKYCTEKTAAVVLGTVTVLSCLKNIFWYFLHMSGYSLSNSPWFCHVTFQVSHSLAWGVVEFMHYILTPFIPFILILLFNALTVRNIIVASRVRKRLRGRSSGERPSDPEMANRRKSMILLFIISANFILLWVVFMVCSILNRLDYLWYSVLLPTFVQEIGFMLQLLSCCTNTFIYAVTQRKFRKELWNGVKYPFTMMVKLIR, translated from the exons ATGTCTCTTCCTTTTCTGATAAGGCTCAAGATTCTTTGGACGCTTTATGACATAGAAAAGATTTATTACCCCCTCTTGGCCGTGATTGGTGTGCCAG ttaacttggtgacgattgtgatcctgtctcgaggaaaatgcggtctctccaaatgtgtcaccagCTATCTGGTAGCTATGGCAACGGCGGACCTATTGGTCGTTATCGTCGATCTGATCCTAAGGCAGATTCCTATTGCTTATCGGGAAGAATTTGCCTTTATGTTGTACATTAGAgtttgtaatatccacgccgtcctgctttatgccaccacagactgttctgtctggtttaccgtcactttctcctttgatcgatttgtaaccatttgttgtcagaagctgaaaactaaatactgcaccgagaaaacagccgctgtggttctcggaacagtgactgtgctgagctgtttgaagaacattttctggtattttctgCATATGAGTGGATATTCGCTTTCTAATAGTCCCTGGTTTTGCCACGTGACATTCCAAGTATCTCATTCATTGGCCTGGGGCGTCGTTGAATTCATGCATTATATTTTAACACCTTTTATTCCATTTATTTTGATTCTACTATTCAATGCACTGACGGTCAGAAACATTATAGTGGCCAGCAGAGTCCGCAAGCGGCTCCGGGGTCGGAGCAGTGGAGAGCGtcccagtgacccagagatggcaaACCGAAGAAAATCCATGATTTTACTGTTCATTATATCGGCGAATTTCATACTGTTATGGGTGGTGTTTATGGTGTGTTCCATCTTGAATCGATTGGATTACTTGTGGTATTCTGTTCTTCTGCCCACATTTGTTCAGGAAATAGGCTTCATGCTCCAGCTCTTGAGTTGCTGCACGAACacgtttatttatgcagtgacccaaagAAAATTCAGGAAGGAGTTGTggaatggagtgaaatatccttTCACAATGATGGTCAAATTAATCCGGTGA